A single region of the Ancylobacter novellus DSM 506 genome encodes:
- the lptF gene encoding LPS export ABC transporter permease LptF: MNRLDRYVFRSAASAFLGTLLVLTLMIWITQALRELDIMTTQGQTILAFVFITSLALPALILGLAPAALFMAVAYTLFRMNSDSEIVVSSAAGISTWRFLRPLVILALIVAACCSVLSLELVPAAMRQFRYEISRVRADVVAFIAQPGRFTTLADGMVFHVRERNANGVLGGIFINDARDPKQTNTYLAERGQVVDNKDGTFLILEEGAIHRRTPGKPDSNVVEFQRYAFDLSPFTSNGENAVYRAPERSFRELLNPDPKDYVYILESGRFTEELHRRLSLPLYVLAFFGIACAALAEPRTTREGRGLALAATTPFVIVLQVTSFGLINQIRGNPSVIPFVYLVPAVFIVGSALSLSGRFKPRMPEALRRQIDQIAQRVVRATVN, encoded by the coding sequence ATGAACCGCCTGGACCGCTACGTGTTCCGTTCGGCCGCCTCGGCCTTCCTCGGAACGCTGCTCGTGCTCACCCTGATGATCTGGATCACGCAGGCGCTGCGTGAGCTCGACATCATGACCACGCAGGGCCAGACCATCCTCGCCTTCGTCTTCATCACCAGCCTCGCTCTGCCCGCGCTGATCCTCGGCCTGGCGCCGGCGGCGCTGTTCATGGCGGTCGCCTACACGCTGTTCCGCATGAACAGCGATTCGGAGATCGTGGTGTCGAGCGCGGCCGGCATCTCGACCTGGCGATTCCTGCGCCCGCTGGTGATCCTGGCGCTCATCGTGGCGGCATGCTGCTCGGTGCTCTCGCTGGAGCTCGTGCCGGCGGCGATGCGGCAGTTCCGCTATGAGATCTCGCGCGTGCGCGCCGACGTCGTGGCCTTCATCGCCCAGCCGGGACGCTTCACCACCCTCGCCGACGGCATGGTGTTCCATGTGCGCGAGCGCAACGCCAACGGCGTGCTCGGCGGCATCTTCATCAACGATGCCCGTGACCCGAAGCAGACCAACACCTATCTCGCCGAGCGCGGCCAGGTGGTCGACAACAAGGACGGCACCTTTCTCATCCTCGAGGAGGGCGCGATCCACCGGCGCACGCCGGGCAAGCCGGACAGCAACGTGGTCGAGTTCCAGCGCTACGCCTTCGACCTGTCGCCCTTCACCTCGAATGGCGAGAACGCGGTCTACCGCGCGCCCGAGCGCTCGTTCCGCGAGCTGCTCAACCCCGATCCGAAGGATTACGTCTATATCCTCGAGTCCGGCCGCTTCACGGAGGAGCTGCACCGCCGCCTCTCGCTGCCGCTCTATGTGCTCGCCTTCTTCGGCATCGCCTGCGCCGCGCTCGCCGAGCCGCGCACGACGCGCGAAGGCCGCGGCCTCGCCCTTGCGGCGACGACGCCCTTCGTCATCGTGCTGCAGGTGACCAGCTTCGGCCTCATCAACCAGATTCGCGGCAATCCCAGCGTGATCCCGTTCGTCTACCTCGTACCGGCGGTCTTCATCGTCGGCTCCGCCCTGTCGCTCAGCGGCCGGTTCAAGCCGCGCATGCCCGAGGCGCTGCGTCGCCAGATCGACCAGATCGCGCAGCGCGTCGTGCGCGCGACGGTGAACTGA
- a CDS encoding DinB family protein: protein MASDPLFLRRYRDFAAYNAWANRRLYAAAAELSDEQFRADRGAFFASVHGTLNHLLVADRIWLRRFTGEGETYPRLDVILFEARPELARAREAEDARIVRYIDGLTETDLLAGLRYGNTAGKRFVHPLATVLDHFFNHQTHHRGQVHGLISSFLGNEATPSLDLLLYQREVGLASPEAA from the coding sequence ATGGCCTCCGATCCCCTCTTCCTGCGCCGCTATCGCGACTTCGCCGCCTACAATGCCTGGGCCAATCGCCGGCTCTATGCGGCGGCAGCAGAGCTCAGCGACGAGCAGTTCCGTGCCGACCGCGGCGCCTTCTTCGCCTCGGTCCACGGCACGCTGAACCATCTCCTGGTCGCCGACCGCATCTGGCTGCGCCGCTTCACCGGCGAGGGCGAGACCTATCCGCGGCTCGACGTCATCCTGTTCGAGGCACGGCCCGAGCTCGCCAGGGCACGCGAGGCCGAGGACGCACGCATCGTGCGGTATATCGACGGCCTCACGGAAACGGATCTTCTCGCCGGGCTGCGCTACGGCAACACGGCCGGGAAGCGCTTCGTCCATCCGCTGGCGACGGTGCTGGATCATTTCTTCAACCACCAGACCCACCATCGCGGGCAGGTGCACGGGCTGATCAGCAGCTTCCTCGGCAACGAGGCCACGCCCTCGCTCGACCTGCTGCTCTATCAGCGCGAGGTCGGCCTCGCCTCGCCGGAGGCGGCGTGA
- a CDS encoding porin, with product MKTVIKNVLLGSVAGLAMVGTAAAADLPVKAKAAEYVKICSTYGAGFYYIPGTDTCLKVGGYVTADTYWTDVDVKDRFNGFQVTNRLDPDGQFDFTTRAAIQLDARTQTEYGTLRSYIEARFEAGESFGFGQNEDGTAGGFDDVGGSDAYLKYGYIQFAGFTFGRAQSMFDFWAGDFWYGIRPGNFYSDTTTQLVAYTADFGNGFSATISLEDAYGRDGDFGGNFFLPDFDLIDGQQVPDVVANIAYEGTWGAFKVSGAYHDIGDVLFTGLPISNSDSSGWAALAGVRFDFAETTTLYIEGVYADGAPGYLGLKGTIPTVDAMGNTVSGWYVGGALQHYWTPSVFTSVVGSWTETDDFSILDAFASAKFEGYNVGANIGWIPVKGLTLVLQYDYLSAEYKGTDTFFLPPDTFSQETTQNRITFSARRSF from the coding sequence GTGAAGACGGTCATCAAGAATGTGCTGCTCGGCTCCGTTGCCGGGCTTGCCATGGTCGGGACTGCTGCGGCGGCCGATCTGCCTGTGAAGGCGAAGGCTGCGGAATATGTGAAGATCTGCTCCACCTACGGCGCTGGCTTCTATTACATTCCGGGCACCGATACCTGCCTTAAGGTCGGCGGCTACGTTACCGCTGACACCTACTGGACGGACGTCGACGTCAAGGATCGATTCAACGGTTTCCAGGTAACCAACCGCCTTGATCCGGACGGGCAGTTCGACTTCACCACCCGCGCCGCGATCCAGCTCGACGCCCGCACGCAGACCGAATACGGCACCCTGCGTTCGTACATCGAAGCCCGCTTCGAGGCCGGTGAGTCGTTCGGCTTCGGTCAGAACGAAGACGGCACCGCTGGTGGCTTCGACGACGTCGGCGGCAGCGATGCCTACCTGAAGTACGGCTACATCCAGTTCGCCGGCTTCACCTTCGGTCGCGCTCAGTCGATGTTCGACTTCTGGGCCGGTGACTTCTGGTACGGCATCCGTCCGGGTAACTTCTACTCGGATACGACGACCCAGCTCGTGGCCTACACCGCTGACTTCGGCAACGGCTTCTCGGCGACGATCTCGCTCGAAGACGCCTACGGTCGTGACGGCGACTTCGGTGGCAACTTCTTCCTGCCGGACTTCGACCTGATCGACGGCCAGCAGGTTCCGGACGTGGTCGCCAACATCGCCTATGAAGGCACCTGGGGCGCCTTCAAGGTGTCGGGCGCCTACCACGACATCGGCGACGTGCTCTTCACCGGCCTTCCGATCTCCAACTCGGATAGCTCGGGCTGGGCGGCTCTGGCCGGCGTGCGCTTCGACTTCGCTGAGACCACCACCCTGTACATCGAAGGCGTGTACGCCGACGGCGCTCCGGGTTACCTCGGCCTGAAGGGCACGATCCCGACCGTCGACGCGATGGGCAACACGGTTTCCGGCTGGTACGTCGGCGGTGCGCTGCAGCACTACTGGACCCCGTCGGTGTTCACCAGCGTGGTCGGCAGCTGGACCGAGACCGACGACTTCTCGATCCTGGACGCTTTCGCGAGCGCGAAGTTCGAGGGCTACAACGTCGGTGCCAACATCGGCTGGATCCCGGTCAAGGGCCTGACCCTCGTCCTCCAGTACGACTACCTGTCGGCTGAGTACAAGGGCACGGACACCTTCTTCCTGCCGCCGGATACGTTCAGCCAGGAGACCACCCAGAACCGCATCACCTTCTCGGCTCGTCGTTCTTTCTGA
- a CDS encoding aquaporin: protein MKKYVAEFIGTAVLVLFGCGSVVVTGFAEASPVWFLAVAFAFGLSVTAMAYGIGPISGCHINPAVSVGVWAAGRLSPGDLIGYIVAQVLGGIGGAALLYLIMSGKIGGFDIATAGLGQNGWGEGYGRNFGISTAIIAELVGTFVFLVVILGATSKAGTTPVAGLAIGLTLVLIHIVFIPATGVSVNPARSIGPALFVGGRAMEQLWLFVVIPPIGALIAGLLFKAKVLED, encoded by the coding sequence ATGAAGAAATATGTCGCTGAGTTCATCGGCACCGCTGTCCTGGTGCTTTTCGGATGCGGATCGGTCGTGGTGACCGGCTTCGCCGAAGCTTCGCCGGTGTGGTTCCTGGCGGTCGCCTTCGCCTTCGGCCTCTCGGTCACGGCCATGGCCTACGGCATCGGACCGATTTCCGGCTGCCACATCAATCCGGCGGTCAGCGTCGGCGTCTGGGCCGCGGGACGTCTCTCGCCCGGCGACCTCATCGGCTACATCGTGGCGCAGGTGCTCGGGGGCATCGGCGGCGCGGCGCTGCTCTACCTCATCATGTCCGGCAAGATCGGCGGCTTTGACATCGCGACCGCCGGTCTCGGACAGAACGGCTGGGGCGAGGGCTATGGCCGCAACTTCGGCATCTCGACCGCGATCATCGCCGAGCTGGTCGGCACCTTCGTGTTCCTGGTGGTCATCCTCGGCGCGACCAGCAAGGCCGGCACCACGCCGGTGGCGGGCCTCGCCATCGGCCTCACTCTGGTGCTGATCCACATCGTGTTCATCCCGGCGACCGGCGTGTCGGTCAACCCGGCGCGCAGCATCGGTCCGGCGCTGTTCGTGGGCGGCCGGGCCATGGAGCAGCTCTGGCTGTTCGTGGTGATCCCGCCGATCGGCGCACTGATCGCCGGTCTCCTGTTCAAGGCCAAGGTGCTCGAGGACTGA
- a CDS encoding ABC-F family ATP-binding cassette domain-containing protein, whose product MIVFEDISLRIAGRLLIDHASAALPDGARVGLVGRNGTGKTTLFRAITGDIALETGDIRIPSGARIGQVAQEAPAGPEKLIDVVLAADVERARLLKEREGATDPARIAEIELRLVDIEAHAAPARAARILAGLGFDEDAQQRPCSEFSGGWRMRVALAAILFSEPDLLLLDEPTNYLDLEGTLWLQDYLARYPRTVLIVSHDRELLNQSVQFILHLDQGKLTLWRGGYDSFERQRAEKQALDQKARVKQEAKRKHMEAFVERFRAKASKAKQAQSRIKALARLAPIAEAVGEQAAAISIRHPARIPSPPILTLDSASAGYEPGKPVLRGLTLRIDHDDRIALLGPNGNGKSTFAKLIAGRLDPLGGNMVRAAGLEIAYLAQHQLDELVAGETVYDHVRRLMPDAPEAKVRSRAAEMGFSGATANTTISALSGGEKARLLLGLAAFHGPHLLILDEPTNHLDIAARQALMEAINDFPGAVILISHDRSLLDASAERLWLVAEGTVRPYEGDLDEYQKLVVGRTASSQRKEAGASRVDERRQAADRRAETAPLRKKIKEIEGAMAKLERTLATLDASLADETLYVRKPAEAQRLARERGEAAEALVKAEEQWLEHSAALDEAMAS is encoded by the coding sequence ATGATCGTGTTCGAAGACATCTCGCTGCGCATCGCCGGGCGCCTTTTGATCGACCATGCCTCCGCTGCCCTGCCGGACGGTGCGCGCGTCGGCCTGGTCGGGCGCAACGGCACCGGCAAGACCACGCTGTTCCGCGCCATCACCGGCGACATCGCGCTCGAGACCGGCGACATCCGCATTCCCTCCGGAGCGCGCATCGGCCAGGTGGCGCAGGAGGCGCCCGCCGGTCCCGAGAAGCTGATCGACGTGGTGCTTGCCGCCGATGTGGAGCGCGCCCGCCTCCTGAAGGAGCGCGAGGGCGCCACCGACCCGGCGCGCATCGCCGAGATCGAGCTGCGCCTCGTCGACATCGAGGCCCATGCCGCCCCGGCCCGCGCCGCGCGCATCCTCGCCGGCCTCGGCTTCGACGAGGATGCGCAGCAGCGGCCCTGCTCGGAATTCTCCGGCGGCTGGCGCATGCGCGTCGCCCTTGCCGCGATCCTTTTCTCCGAGCCGGACCTCCTGCTGCTCGACGAGCCGACCAACTATCTCGACCTCGAAGGCACGCTGTGGCTGCAGGACTATCTCGCCCGCTATCCGCGCACCGTGCTGATCGTCAGCCATGACCGCGAGCTGCTGAACCAATCCGTGCAGTTCATCCTGCATCTCGACCAGGGCAAGCTCACCCTATGGCGCGGCGGCTACGATTCCTTCGAGCGCCAGCGGGCGGAAAAGCAGGCGCTCGACCAGAAGGCGAGGGTGAAGCAGGAAGCCAAGCGCAAGCATATGGAAGCCTTCGTCGAGCGTTTCCGCGCCAAGGCCTCGAAGGCCAAGCAGGCGCAGTCGCGGATCAAGGCGCTGGCCAGGCTCGCCCCCATCGCCGAGGCGGTGGGCGAGCAGGCGGCGGCCATCTCGATCCGCCACCCGGCGCGCATCCCCTCCCCGCCCATCCTCACACTCGACAGCGCGTCGGCCGGCTATGAGCCGGGCAAGCCGGTGCTGCGCGGCCTCACGCTGCGCATCGATCATGACGACCGCATCGCCCTGCTCGGCCCGAACGGCAACGGCAAGTCGACCTTCGCCAAGCTGATCGCCGGCCGGCTCGATCCGCTCGGTGGAAACATGGTGCGGGCGGCGGGGCTGGAGATCGCCTATCTCGCCCAGCACCAGCTCGACGAGCTCGTCGCCGGCGAGACGGTCTATGATCACGTCCGCCGACTGATGCCGGACGCGCCCGAGGCCAAGGTGAGGTCCCGCGCGGCCGAGATGGGCTTTTCCGGCGCGACGGCCAACACGACCATCTCGGCGCTCTCCGGCGGCGAGAAGGCGCGGCTGCTGCTTGGCCTCGCCGCCTTCCATGGGCCGCATCTGCTCATACTTGATGAGCCGACTAATCATCTAGATATCGCCGCTCGCCAGGCGTTGATGGAGGCGATCAACGACTTCCCCGGCGCGGTGATCCTGATCAGCCACGACCGCTCTTTGCTCGACGCCAGCGCCGAGCGGCTCTGGCTGGTAGCGGAGGGCACGGTGCGTCCCTATGAGGGCGACCTCGACGAGTACCAGAAGCTGGTAGTCGGGCGTACTGCCTCGTCGCAGCGCAAGGAGGCGGGCGCGTCGCGTGTGGACGAGCGCCGGCAGGCCGCCGACCGGCGGGCCGAGACCGCGCCGCTGCGCAAGAAGATCAAGGAGATCGAGGGCGCGATGGCGAAGCTGGAGCGCACGCTCGCGACCCTCGACGCCAGCCTTGCCGACGAAACGCTCTATGTGCGCAAGCCCGCCGAGGCCCAGCGCCTCGCCCGCGAACGTGGCGAAGCCGCCGAGGCGCTGGTGAAGGCGGAGGAGCAATGGCTTGAGCACTCCGCCGCGCTCGACGAGGCGATGGCGTCGTAA
- a CDS encoding cyclase family protein, translating to MCIPGCQEVVARRLSRRGVFKGVAGMATLAGFSALPAGGAFAAPVSFSKVVDLTHVLDPSFPTYFGKPQLEIRQLFSFDKDGFNLNEWVVNEHTGTHLDTPFHFSKDGPSADALPIETLVVPLAVIDIREKAGADPDYRITAGDITAWEAANGPLPAGAAVALNSGWEAHLGTDRFRNADANGTLHFPGFHVDVAPVLAQKGVAGVVVDTLSLDYGASKDFAFHYKWLGSGHWGVEAAANLSALPAKGATLVVGGPKIKGASGGLSRVLALV from the coding sequence ATGTGCATTCCCGGATGCCAGGAAGTCGTGGCGCGGCGGCTGTCGCGCCGGGGTGTGTTCAAGGGCGTTGCGGGCATGGCGACGCTCGCCGGCTTCTCGGCCCTACCGGCCGGCGGCGCCTTCGCCGCGCCGGTGAGCTTCTCGAAGGTGGTCGACCTCACCCATGTGCTCGACCCGTCCTTCCCGACCTATTTCGGCAAGCCGCAGCTGGAGATCCGCCAGCTGTTCAGCTTCGACAAGGACGGCTTCAACCTCAACGAATGGGTGGTGAACGAGCACACCGGCACGCATCTCGACACGCCGTTCCACTTCTCCAAGGACGGGCCGAGCGCCGACGCGCTGCCCATCGAGACGCTTGTGGTGCCGCTGGCGGTGATCGACATAAGGGAGAAGGCTGGCGCCGACCCGGACTACCGGATCACGGCGGGCGACATTACAGCTTGGGAGGCTGCCAACGGCCCGCTGCCGGCGGGCGCCGCGGTGGCGCTCAATTCCGGCTGGGAAGCGCATCTCGGCACCGACAGGTTCCGCAATGCGGATGCCAACGGCACCCTGCATTTCCCCGGCTTCCACGTCGACGTTGCGCCGGTTCTGGCGCAGAAGGGCGTCGCCGGCGTGGTGGTCGACACGCTCTCGCTCGACTATGGCGCCTCGAAGGATTTCGCCTTCCATTACAAATGGCTGGGTTCGGGTCATTGGGGCGTCGAGGCCGCCGCCAACCTTTCCGCTCTGCCGGCGAAGGGCGCGACGCTGGTGGTCGGCGGGCCGAAGATCAAGGGCGCCAGCGGCGGCCTGAGCCGGGTGCTGGCACTGGTGTGA
- a CDS encoding leucyl aminopeptidase — MPDHVKISFAKLPSSLDGLIVLLAAEPAEGEEPALAPTVEALLAPAGDLVQRAALADRFTGKAGKALDIVAPAGLAVPRLLVVGVGKAAELKPFDWLKLGGSIMGRLPASVKDVGIVLALPGGEVAPEAAAELALGLRLRAYSFDRYKTRKKPDEASPKPKVTLYIENDSAAKRAFKKREGIGEGVVIARDLVNEPANVLTPSEFAKRAGDLSKLGVDVEVLGEKDLRKLGMGALLGVGQGSEQESRVVVMRWNGGKSGEAPVAFVGKGVVFDTGGISIKQAAGMEDMKGDMAGAACVVGLMHALASRKAKVNAVGLIGLVENMPDGNAQRPGDIVTSMSGQTIEIINTDAEGRLVLGDVLWYAKERFKPQFMVDLATLTGAIIVALGTEHAGLFSNNDTLAERLADSGLVTGEKVWRLPLSPEYDKLIDSKFADMKNTGGRFGGSITAAQFIQRFVGDVPWAHLDIAGTGMSSPASEINKSWGSGWGVRLLDHLVAKHYES, encoded by the coding sequence ATGCCCGATCATGTGAAGATCAGTTTCGCCAAGCTCCCGAGTTCCCTGGACGGGCTCATCGTGCTGCTCGCGGCCGAGCCGGCCGAGGGCGAAGAGCCCGCGCTCGCGCCCACTGTCGAGGCGCTGCTGGCACCGGCCGGCGACCTCGTGCAGCGCGCCGCGCTGGCGGACCGCTTCACCGGCAAGGCCGGCAAGGCGCTCGACATCGTCGCGCCGGCCGGCCTCGCCGTGCCGCGGCTGCTCGTCGTCGGCGTCGGCAAGGCGGCGGAGCTGAAGCCGTTCGACTGGCTTAAGCTCGGCGGCTCGATCATGGGCCGGCTGCCGGCCTCGGTGAAGGATGTCGGCATCGTGCTGGCGCTCCCCGGCGGCGAGGTGGCGCCCGAGGCGGCGGCCGAGCTCGCGCTGGGCCTCCGGCTGCGCGCCTATTCCTTCGACCGCTACAAGACCAGGAAGAAGCCCGACGAGGCGTCGCCGAAGCCGAAGGTGACTCTTTATATAGAGAATGACTCCGCCGCGAAGCGCGCCTTTAAGAAGCGCGAGGGTATCGGCGAGGGCGTGGTGATCGCCCGCGATCTCGTCAACGAGCCCGCCAACGTGCTCACCCCCAGCGAGTTCGCCAAGCGCGCGGGAGACCTCTCCAAGCTCGGGGTCGACGTCGAGGTGCTCGGCGAGAAGGACCTGCGGAAGCTCGGCATGGGCGCGCTGCTCGGCGTCGGCCAAGGCTCGGAGCAGGAAAGCCGCGTCGTGGTCATGCGCTGGAACGGCGGCAAGTCGGGCGAGGCCCCGGTCGCCTTCGTCGGCAAGGGCGTGGTGTTCGACACTGGCGGCATCTCCATCAAGCAGGCCGCCGGCATGGAGGACATGAAGGGCGACATGGCGGGCGCGGCCTGCGTCGTCGGCCTGATGCACGCGCTCGCCAGCCGCAAGGCCAAGGTGAACGCGGTCGGCCTGATCGGCCTCGTCGAGAACATGCCGGACGGCAATGCGCAGCGGCCGGGCGACATCGTCACCTCCATGTCGGGTCAGACGATCGAGATCATCAACACCGACGCCGAAGGCCGCCTCGTGCTCGGCGACGTGCTCTGGTACGCCAAGGAGCGATTCAAGCCGCAGTTCATGGTCGATCTCGCCACCCTCACCGGCGCGATCATCGTCGCGCTCGGCACCGAGCATGCCGGCCTGTTCTCCAACAACGACACGCTCGCCGAGCGGCTGGCCGATTCGGGGCTGGTGACCGGCGAGAAGGTATGGCGCCTGCCGCTCTCGCCCGAATACGACAAGCTGATCGATTCGAAGTTCGCCGACATGAAGAACACCGGCGGACGCTTCGGCGGCTCGATCACCGCGGCGCAGTTCATCCAGCGCTTCGTCGGCGACGTGCCGTGGGCGCATCTCGACATCGCCGGCACCGGCATGTCCTCGCCGGCGAGCGAGATCAACAAGAGCTGGGGTTCGGGCTGGGGCGTGCGCCTGCTCGACCACCTGGTGGCCAAGCACTACGAATCGTGA
- a CDS encoding DNA polymerase III subunit chi: MTEVFFYHLQSRPLEAALPQLLEKCLERGWRCTVQSSSPERIEALDQLLWTYDEASFLPHGTDRQPDSGRQPILLTTSESNPNGATVRFFIDSASAPDLSPYARVIHLFDGNDSDALDHARTAWREARSAGHDVAYWQQGPDGRWQRR; the protein is encoded by the coding sequence ATGACCGAGGTGTTCTTCTATCACCTGCAGAGCCGGCCGCTGGAGGCGGCCCTGCCGCAGCTTCTGGAGAAGTGCCTGGAGCGCGGCTGGCGCTGCACGGTGCAGTCCTCGTCGCCAGAGCGAATCGAGGCCCTCGATCAGCTGCTGTGGACCTATGACGAGGCGTCGTTCCTGCCGCACGGCACCGACCGCCAGCCCGACTCGGGCCGCCAGCCGATTCTGCTCACCACCTCCGAATCGAATCCGAACGGGGCGACGGTGCGATTCTTCATCGACAGCGCCTCCGCCCCCGACCTGTCGCCTTACGCGCGCGTGATTCATCTGTTCGACGGCAACGATTCCGACGCGCTCGACCATGCCCGGACGGCCTGGCGGGAAGCGCGCTCGGCGGGGCACGATGTGGCCTACTGGCAGCAGGGGCCGGACGGGCGCTGGCAGCGGCGCTGA
- the lptG gene encoding LPS export ABC transporter permease LptG has translation MIGRTLGVYFGRRFLGAVLGIFVGCAGLIMLIDLLELSRRVGERDVDFGTLMLLVVYRMPFFTEQLLPFAVLFGAIGTFLTLSRRLELVVARAAGISAWQFIAPACLLALLLGVFSTTVYNPVSADFKDRASRLEAEIFNRQTGLFAMTTGGFWMRQQSVDGQAIIQAAATSDGGRQLTGVNVFLFGADDKLTERIEAVRAILEPGAWRLEHARVLTPGIGLQEYDAYMLATNLTPNQVQETLQSDTVPFWQLPAAIDAATRVGFGAERYRLQYQSLLARPMLLLAMVLIAASVSLRVFRFGGIGQTILGGVAAGFLLYVSTKLAEDLGEAGIVHPVIAAWFPAVVGALMGILILLHREDG, from the coding sequence GTGATCGGGCGCACGCTCGGGGTCTATTTCGGTCGGCGATTCCTTGGCGCCGTGCTCGGCATCTTCGTCGGGTGCGCCGGCCTCATCATGCTCATCGACCTGCTCGAATTGTCGCGGCGCGTCGGCGAGCGCGACGTCGACTTCGGCACGCTGATGCTGCTCGTCGTCTACCGCATGCCGTTCTTCACCGAGCAATTGCTGCCCTTCGCGGTGCTGTTCGGCGCCATCGGCACCTTCCTGACGCTGTCGCGGCGGCTGGAGCTGGTCGTGGCTCGCGCCGCCGGCATCTCGGCGTGGCAGTTTATCGCACCCGCATGCCTGCTCGCGCTGCTGCTCGGGGTGTTCTCGACGACCGTCTACAATCCGGTCTCGGCCGACTTCAAGGACCGCGCCAGCCGGCTGGAGGCGGAGATCTTCAACCGCCAGACCGGCCTCTTCGCCATGACCACCGGCGGCTTCTGGATGCGCCAGCAAAGCGTGGACGGCCAGGCCATCATACAGGCCGCGGCGACCAGCGATGGCGGGCGCCAGCTCACCGGCGTCAACGTCTTCCTGTTCGGGGCGGACGACAAGCTCACCGAGCGCATCGAGGCGGTGCGGGCCATTCTCGAACCCGGCGCCTGGCGGCTCGAACATGCGCGCGTCTTAACTCCTGGCATAGGGTTGCAGGAGTACGATGCGTACATGCTCGCGACCAACCTCACCCCGAATCAAGTCCAGGAAACGCTCCAGAGCGACACCGTCCCGTTCTGGCAGCTGCCGGCGGCGATCGATGCCGCCACCCGCGTGGGCTTCGGTGCGGAACGCTACCGGCTGCAGTATCAGAGCCTGCTGGCGCGGCCTATGCTGCTGCTGGCGATGGTGCTGATCGCGGCCTCGGTGAGCCTGCGCGTGTTCCGCTTCGGCGGCATCGGGCAGACGATTCTCGGTGGCGTCGCCGCCGGCTTTCTGCTTTATGTGTCTACCAAGCTCGCCGAAGACCTTGGCGAGGCCGGGATTGTGCATCCCGTTATTGCAGCGTGGTTTCCAGCGGTCGTTGGGGCATTGATGGGCATTCTCATCCTGCTTCATCGGGAGGACGGATGA